A single genomic interval of Camelina sativa cultivar DH55 chromosome 11, Cs, whole genome shotgun sequence harbors:
- the LOC104724629 gene encoding uncharacterized protein LOC104724629, with the protein MTRRCSHCNHNGHNSRTCPNRGVKLFGVRLTEGSIRKSASMGNLSHYTGSGSGGHGGTGSITPGSPGDVPDHVPGDGYASEDFVAGSSSSRERKKGTPWTEEEHRMFLLGLQKLGKGDWRGISRNYVTTRTPTQVASHAQKYFIRQSNVSRRKRRSSLFDMVPDEVGDIPMDLQEPDGENIPVETEMQSADSVHQTLAAPSSLQAPSILEIEECESMDSTNSTTGEPAATAAAAASSSASRLEETTQPQPQPQPQPQPQPQQQLPGSFPILYPTYFSPYYPFPFPIWPAGYVPEPPKKEETHEILRPTAVHSKAPINVDELLGMSKLSLAESNKNGESDQSLSLKLGGGSSSRQSAFHPNPSSDSSDIKSVIHAL; encoded by the exons ATGACTCGTCGGTGCTCTCACTGCAATCACAATGGCCACAACTCTAGGACTTGTCCCAATCGCGGGGTGAAGCTGTTTGGTGTTAGGCTCACCGAAGGTTCGATCCGGAAAAGTGCAAGTATGGGTAATCTTAGCCATTACACGGGTTCTGGATCGGGTGGGCATGGTGGAACCGGGTCTATTACTCCTGGTTCTCCGGGTGATGTCCCTGACCATGTCCCTGGTGATGGTTATGCTTCCGAGGATTTCGTTGCTGGCTCTTCCTCTAGCCGCGAGAGAAAGAAag gaactCCATGGACAGAGGAGGAACACAGGATGTTCTTATTAGGTTTACAGAAGCTGGGAAAAGGCGATTGGCGAGGTATCTCAAGGAACTATGTGACTACAAGGACACCTACACAAGTTGCTAGCCATGCTCAGAAGTATTTCATCAGACAATCCAATGTGTCTCGTCGCAAAAGACGTTCTAGTCTCTTTGATATGGTTCCTGATGAG GTTGGAGATATTCCGATGGATTTGCAAGAACCGGACGGAGAGAACATTCCTGTGGAAACAGAAATGCAAAGTGCTGACTCCGTTCATCAGACACTTGCTGCTCCTAGCTCCCTTCAAGCACCATCAATCTTGGAAATTGAAGAATGTGAATCCATGGACTCCACAAACTCTACCACCGGGGAACCAGCCGcaactgctgctgctgctgcttcttcttctgcttccaGACTGGAAGAAACTAcacaaccgcaaccgcaaccacaaccgcaaccgcaaccgcaaccgcaacaaCAACTACCTGGCTCATTCCCCATACTCTATCCAACCTACTTCTCACCGTATTACCCGTTTCCATTCCCAATATGGCCTGCTGGTTATGTTCCTGAACCACCCAAGAAAGAGGAAACTCATGAGATTCTCAGACCAACTGCCGTGCACTCCAAAGCCCCTATCAATGTTGATGAGCTTCTCGGTATGTCTAAGCTTAGCCTTGCAGAGTCCAACAAGAATGGAGAATCCGATCAGTCTCTTTCGCTGAAGCTAGGTGGCGGCTCATCCTCAAGACAATCAGCATTTCACCCAAACCCTAGCTCTGATAGTTCGGACATCAAAAGCGTGATACACGCTCTGTAA
- the LOC104724631 gene encoding homeobox-leucine zipper protein HAT2, whose product MMMGKEDLGLSLSLGVSQNNHPLQLNLNQNSSLSNNLQRFPWNQTFDPTSDLRKIDVNSFPSTANCEEEAGVSSPNSTISSTISGKRSEREGISGTGDDHDEITPDRGYSRGTSDEDDDGGETSRKKLRLSKDQSAFLEETFKEHNTLNPKQKLALAKKLNLTARQVEVWFQNRRARTKLKQTEVDCEYLKRCVEKLTEENRRLQKEAMELRTLKLSPQFYGQMTPPTTLIMCPSCERVAGPSSSSSNHHHQNHRLVSINPWVACAGQVAHGLNFEALRPRS is encoded by the exons ATGATGATGGGAAAAGAAGATCTCGGTTTAAGCCTAAGCTTAGGGGTTTCACAAAATAACCATCCTCTTCAGCTGAATCTGAATCAAAACTCTTCTTTATCAAACAATCTCCAGAGATTTCCATGGAACCAAACATTTGATCCTACATCAG atctTCGCAAGATAGACGTGAATAGTTTCCCATCGACTGCGAACTGCGAGGAAGAAGCAGGAGTCTCGTCTCCAAACAGCACGATCTCGAGCACCATCAGCGGgaagaggagtgagagagaaggTATCTCCGGAACCGGCGACGACCACGACGAGATCACTCCGGATCGAGGGTATTCGCGTGGAACCTCCGACGAAGATGATGACGGCGGCGAAACGTCGAGGAAGAAGCTCAGGTTATCAAAAGATCAGTCTGCTTTTCTCGAAGAGACCTTCAAAGAACACAACACTCTCAATCCC AAACAGAAGCTAGCTTTGGCCAAGAAGCTGAACTTGACGGCAAGACAAGTGGAAGTGTGGTTCCAGAACAGAAGAGCAAG AACCAAGTTAAAGCAAACGGAGGTAGATTGCGAGTACTTGAAACGGTGCGTAGAGAAGCTAACGGAAGAGAATCGGAGACTTCAGAAAGAGGCAATGGAGCTTCGAACTCTCAAGCTGTCTCCACAGTTCTACGGCCAGATGACTCCACCAACTACACTCATCATGTGTCCTTCGTGCGAGCGTGTGGCTggcccatcatcatcatcatctaaccaccaccaccaaaatcACAGGCTCGTCTCGATCAACCCGTGGGTTGCTTGTGCTGGTCAGGTGGCTCATGGGCTGAATTTTGAAGCCTTGCGTCCACGATcgtga
- the LOC104728493 gene encoding uncharacterized protein LOC104728493, whose protein sequence is MLPHSYTVDSLSQSQDLASAILAASTPPNISDACSSVESFLQSHTPDQCRHFFSVTFPSLICKIFGFGDPTAASPAQSSSSPPPNGWIDVVSAANDLDLAERVFALLSPSGILMSSIFAVDKLSLVKYVFPTERLPEYARFMLSSEKDRTALSNLCPFLKGKIEEDSLRGSSYEVRLNVFEYYMFWLSYYPVCRGNSETASVVPIQKRKVSRLQNWTHIKGFPGSSSSSSNKRDSDQKLECNLYLRLLYSYLKAFVPVFDLNAHQPYRSFLLHYGYGYDVSVMTKAEFLVNVFLHYWLVENDFSPFPVVTAKSFGVAPPFRSAVEEIPPTCGLEEVVKLLVKYLNLSWVTSGVGTENYVEYGESPRWKTPTSGSAFHVANLNLRPLTSWNTHLQRPLYRYILRSFLFCPTSGSSMKNASQVFSIWVMYLEPWMISLDDFSDLEAASNGSVKDVKQDESYESRVCGYTSLWQSYVIFNYLYYSSLVMHFIGFAHKFLHTDPEIVTQMVLKVMIALTSSKELLVLMKDIDKAFHSKQTGSGNSKVNELSRFAPSIREQLKDWEDGLCESNADGSFLHENWNKDLKLFSDGEDGGQQLLQLFILRAEAELQTVSEKNLTESLKCVDSLKSAVSNFFGGDVIKPIAFSLEPDHPQKNRDEVFKPRGAGNQIAGSVKYKGDWMTRPISEDEVGWMAKLLINISIWLNDRLGLNQSETNKGKKDNPESVSYVDVSGEDVRNITGAGDAARMLFRGMVMVCGMVLQLMKRFGIRVNLRVMASKKFLMLLFLYILFLGLKRIVTRMIW, encoded by the exons ATGCTTCCACACTCGTACACCGTCGATTCGCTATCGCAATCTCAAGACCTAGCGTCGGCTATACTCGCAGCTTCTACGCCGCCTAATATCTCCGATGCTTGCTCTTCCGTTGAATCGTTTCTACAGTCGCACACGCCTGATCAGTGTCGTCATTTCTTCTCTGTTACATTCCCGAGTTTAATCTGTAAGATCTTCGGCTTCGGCGACCCAACCGCCGCATCCCCGGCACAGTCTTCGTCGTCTCCGCCGCCGAACGGTTGGATCGATGTAGTCTCGGCGGCTAACGATTTGGATTTAGCGGAAAGGGTATTCGCTCTGTTATCCCCTAGTGGTATACTTATGAGCTCAATCTTTGCTGTTGATAA ATTGTCTCTTGTTAAGTACGTTTTCCCGACGGAACGTTTACCGGAGTATGCTCGGTTCATGCTCTCCAGCGAGAAGGATCGAACTGCGTTATCTAATCTGTGCCCCTTTTTGAAAGGTAAAATTGAGGAGGATTCACTTCGGGGTTCATCTTATGAAGTTAGGCTTAATGTTTTCGAGTATTACATGTTTTGGCTCTCCTATTATCCGGTTTGTAGAGGAAACAGTGAGACTGCATCTGTGGTTCCTATCCAGAAGAGAAAGGTGTCTAGGCTACAGAATTGGACACATATCAAAGGTTTTCctggtagtagtagtagtagtagtaataagcGTGATTCAGATCAGAAATTGGAGTGTAATCTCTACTTAAGGCTTCTTTACTCATATCTGAAAGCCTTTGTTCCTGTTTTCGACTTAAATGCACACCAGCCTTATCGTAGCTTTCTTTTGCATTACGGATATGGGTATGATGTGTCAGTGATGACAAAAGCTGAGTTCTTGGTGAATGTCTTCTTGCATTATTGGCTGGTTGAGAACGACTTCTCACCGTTTCCGGTTGTTACGGCTAAATCTTTCGGTGTGGCTCCTCCTTTCCGTTCTGCTGTGGAGGAGATTCCACCTACTTGTGGCTTGGAAGAAGTTGTGAAGTTGCTTGTCAAGTATCTGAATTTGAGCTGGGTTACAAGTGGTGTCGGGACTGAAAACTATGTTGAGTATGGCGAGAGCCCCCGCTGGAAGACACCGACTTCAGGATCGGCATTCCATGTTGCGAATTTGAACCTTAGGCCGCTCACTTCCTGGAATACCCATTTACAGAGGCCGCTCTATCGTTATATACTGAGGAGCTTCTTGTTCTGTCCTACAAGTGGAAGCTCAATGAAGAATGCTTCTCAGGTGTTCTCCATCTGGGTTATGTACCTGGAACCATGGATGATCAGTTTGGATGATTTCTCAGATCTTGAAGCTGCTTCCAATGGATCTGTAAAAGATGTGAAACAGGATGAGTCTTATGAATCACGCGTTTGTGGATACACGTCTTTGTGGCAGAGCTATGTGATTTTCAATTATCTCTACTACAGTTCTCTGGTCATGCATTTTATTGGCTTTGCGCACAAGTTCCTTCACACAGATCCAGAAATAGTAACTCAGATGGTTCTAAAG GTGATGATTGCATTGACATCGTCAAAAGAGCTTTTGGTTCTGATGAAGGATATTGATAAAGCCTTTCACTCCAAACAAACTGGATCTGGAAATTCAAAAGTGAACGAATTGTCTAGATTTGCTCCATCTATCCGTGAGCAGTTGAAG GATTGGGAAGATGGGTTGTGTGAGAGCAACGCTGATGGTTCATTCTTACATGAAAACTGGAACAAAGACTTGAAACTCTTTAgtgatggtgaagatggtggACAACAACTGCTTCAG CTATTCATACTGCGGGCAGAAGCCGAACTGCAAACTGTATCCGAGAAAAACCTCACAGAGTCCCTTAAGTGTGTAGATTCACTGAAATCAGCGGTTTCAAACTTCTTTGGCGGGGATGTCATAAAACCAATCGCCTTTTCCCTAGAGCCGGACCATCCCCAGAAAAACCGTGACGAGGTGTTCAAGCCACGTGGTGCTGGCAACCAAATAGCAGGCAGTGTGAAGTACAAAGGGGACTGGATGACACGTCCCATATCAGAAGACGAGGTTGGATGGATGGCTAAGCTGCTAATCAACATCTCTATCTGGCTCAATGATCGTCTCGGGCTAAACCAATCCGAGACCAATAAAGGCAAGAAAGATAATCCAGAGTCGGTGTCGTACGTGGACGTATCAGGGGAAGATGTGAGAAACATTACCGGAGCTGGAGATGCTGCGAGGATGTTGTTCCGAGGGATGGTGATGGTATGTGGTATGGTGTTGCAGCTGATGAAAAGATTTGGGATTCGAGTCAACCTCCGGGTCATGGCGTCCAAAAAGTTTCTGATGCTTTTGTTCCTCTATATATTGTTTCTTGGACTCAAAAGGATTGTAACTAGAATGATTTGGTAG
- the LOC104724630 gene encoding uncharacterized protein LOC104724630, with the protein MGGLDFTKEDKGHRRNRDSWHSPDSHKHGRSKSASSERDLHVSSNGASQSADNFTRMQTKSSVQTRANKIPKPLHNRQIFIKNNVSSTDRASLERDVEQLHLRLQQEKSMRMVLERAMGRASSSLSPGHRHFAGQAKELITEIELLEAEVANREHHVLSLYRSIFEQTVSRASSEQSSVISSPAHQIKQQPPKRHPSVISNAFCSSMSFPTNPWHALVAFKDSSRKTYKGDQSSQFQNKDYITSTSHSKDSVTGKSPSQRTLKDHLYQCPNKLSEDMVKCMASVYFWLCSSAMSADPEKRRRSTTLSRSSTSNVIIPKNIMNEDRAWSCRSMVEVSWISSDKRRFSQASYAINNYRLLVEQLERVSINQMEGNAKLAFWINIYNALLMHAYLAYGVPANSLRRLALFHKSAYNIGGQIINANTIEYSIFRFQTPRNGRWLETIISTALRKKPAEDKVSSMFSLHKPEPLLCFALCTGALSDPLLKAYTASNVKEELEASKREFLGANVIVKMQKKVLLPKIIERFAKEASLSSDDLMRWLIDNADEKLGESIQQCVQGKPNNKKSPQVVEWLAYSSRFRYVFSNDLMEKKPWWV; encoded by the exons ATGGGTGGTTTGGATTTCACTAAAGAAGATAAAGGAcacagaagaaacagagattctTGGCATTCCCCTGATTCTCATAAACATGGAAGGTCTAAAAG TGCGTCGTCAGAGCGAGATCTCCACGTTTCTAGCAATGGAGCTTCACAATCTGCTGACAACTTCACTAGAATGCAA ACAAAATCCTCTGTTCAAACAAGAGCAAACAAGATACCAAAACCTCTGCATAATCGTCagatatttattaaaaacaacGTGTCTTCTACCGATAGAGCATCCTTGGAACGAGAT GTTGAGCAGCTTCACCTTCGTCTGCAACAAGAGAAATCTATGAGAATGGTGTTAGAGAGAGCAATGGGACGTGCGTCAAGCAGTTTATCTCCAGGCCACCGACATTTTGCTGGTCAG GCAAAGGAACTTATCACGGAGATTGAACTGTTGGAAGCGGAGGTTGCGAATCGCGAGCATCATGTGCTCTCTCTGTACCGGAGTATCTTCGAACAGACAGTCAGCAGAGCATCCTCAGAACAAAGCTCAGTCATTTCTTCTCCAGCTCATCAAATAAAGCAGCAGCCACCAAAAAGACATCCAAGTGTTATTTCAAATGCATTTTGTTCCTCCATGAGTTTCCCTACAAATCCTTGGCATGCTCTTGTTGCTTTTAAAGATTCAAGTAGAAAAACATACAAAGGGGACCAATCTTCTCAGTTCCAGAACAAAGACTATATTACTTCAACA TCCCATTCCAAGGATTCAGTAACAGGGAAATCTCCATCGCAAAGGACACTAAAGGATCATCTGTATCAATGCCCAAATAAGTTGTCTGAAGATATGGTCAAGTGTATGGCTTCAGTGTATTTTTGGCTCTGCAGCAGTGCCATGTCAGCCGATCCtgagaagaggagaagatcTACAACCCTATCAAGATCGTCGACCAGCAATGTCATCATCCCCAAGAACATTATGAATGAAGACCGAGCCTGGTCCTGCAGATCCATGGTGGAAGTATCTTGGATCTCATCAGACAAGAGAAGATTTTCTCAAGCATCATATGCTATTAACAACTATAG GCTCCTTGTTGAACAACTGGAGAGAGTTAGTATAAATCAAATGGAAGGCAATGCAAAGTTAGCATTTTGGATCAACATATACAATGCTCTCCTCATGCAT GCATACTTGGCATATGGTGTACCTGCTAATTCCCTGAGAAGGTTAGCTTTGTTTCACAAG TCTGCGTATAATATCGGTGGGCAAATTATAAATGCAAACACCATTGAATACTCTATCTTCCGCTTCCAGACTCCACGGAACGGACGT TGGCTTGAGACCATTATTTCCACCGCCTTGAGGAAGAAACCAGCCGAAGATAAAGTAAGCTCAATGTTCAGCCTTCACAAACCAGAGCCACTTCTCTGTTTTGCTCTTTGCACTGGCGCTCTCTCAGATCCATTG TTAAAAGCCTACACTGCATCAAACGTTAAAGAGGAATTAGAAGCATCTAAAAGAGAGTTTCTTGGAGCAAACGTGAttgtaaagatgcagaaaaaAGTGTTGTTACCCAAGATTATAGAGAGGTTTGCAAAGGAAGCTTCACTGAGCTCTGATGATTTGATGAGATGGTTAATAGATAACGCAGACGAAAAGCTTGGGGAATCGATACAACAATGCGTACAAGgtaaaccaaacaacaagaaatcGCCTCAGGTCGTTGAATGGTTAGCGTACAGTTCAAGGTTCCGTTATGTTTTCTCAAACGACTTGATGGAGAAAAAGCCTTGGTGGGTTTAG
- the LOC104724624 gene encoding uncharacterized protein LOC104724624, translating to MAAPFFSTPFQPYVYQSQQDTVTPFQILGGESQVVQIMLKSEEKVIAKPASMCYMSGSIEMENTYTPEQEVGVLQWLLGKSVTSVLLRNTGQTDGFVGIAAPYLARILPIDLAMFGGEILCQPDAFLCSVHDVKVVNGVDQWARNVVAAGAEGFLRQRLSGQGLAFILAGGSVVQKVLEVGEVLTIDVSCIAALTPSVDVQIKNNAPLRRAVFGGDNVVMATLTGPGIVFIQSLPFHRLSQLIARSVTSPNMRENPKLLIQIAIFAFLAYAVILSSLILTEV from the exons ATGGCCGCACCGTTCTTTTCAACTCCATTTCAGCCTTATGTCTACCAG AGTCAACAAGATACAGTTACACCATTCCAGATTTTGGGAGGTGAATCTCAAGTTGTTCAG ATTATGTTAAAGTCAGAGGAGAAAGTGATTGCTAAGCCTG CTTCCATGTGCTACATGTCTGGTTCCATCGAGATGGAAAACACTTACACTCCTGAACAAGAAGTTGGAGTTCTTCAGTGGCTTTTGGGCAAGAGTGTCACCAGCGTGCTTCTTCGTAATACCGGCCAAACCGACGGCTTTGTTGGTATTGCTGCACCTTATTTGGCTAGAATTCTCCCG ATCGATTTGGCAATGTTTGGAGGTGAGATCTTGTGCCAG CCAGATGCATTCCTTTGTTCCGTCCATGATGTGAAGGTTGTCAACGGAGTTGACCAGTGGGCAAGAAACGTTGTTGCCGCTGGTGCAGAG GGATTTCTAAGACAACGCCTATCTGGACAAGGTCTTGCTTTTATCCTCGCAGGTGGCTCAG TTGTACAAAAAGTTCTGGAGGTAGGAGAAGTTCTTACCATTGACGTGTCTTGCATCGCTGCTCTCACTCCCTCGGTCGACgtccaaatcaaaaacaatgCTCCTTTGAGACGAGCAGTATTCGGG GGTGATAACGTAGTAATGGCGACTCTAACGGGGCCAGGCATTGTCTTCATCCAAAGCTTACCGTTTCATCGGCTCTCGCAGCTTATCGCAAG aTCGGTGACATCGCCAAACATGAGAGAAAATCCAAAATTGTTGATACAGATAGCGATATTTGCGTTCCTGGCATACGCTGTGATTCTATCATCGTTGATCTTAACCGAAGTTTGA